A single region of the Sphingomonas sp. LY29 genome encodes:
- a CDS encoding polysaccharide biosynthesis/export family protein codes for MYRSRLCLLLLVFSLSACAGKNVGPGLARGDAAYQSIVAAPVDQSVRDYRIGPLDTIDVAVFQEPELTLKAVQIDAAGNLAFPLIGTVPASGRTAAELSEEIARRLGERYLVDPQVTVVVAGSVSQKVVVQGQVTEPGVYEIKGPTTLLEALSMAKGETRTAALKEVVVFRIVNGQRMGGVFDVASIRRGEAGDPALLGNDVVVVGYSNTKGLWRDVLAAAPLLNVFRPLAP; via the coding sequence ATGTATCGATCGCGTTTGTGCCTTCTGCTCTTGGTCTTTTCGCTAAGCGCGTGCGCGGGGAAGAACGTCGGACCGGGACTAGCGCGCGGCGATGCGGCTTATCAGTCGATCGTCGCAGCGCCGGTCGATCAGTCGGTACGCGACTATCGTATCGGGCCGCTCGACACGATCGATGTGGCGGTGTTCCAAGAGCCCGAGCTCACTCTCAAGGCGGTGCAGATCGATGCTGCAGGTAATCTTGCCTTTCCATTGATAGGCACCGTCCCGGCATCGGGCAGGACCGCGGCCGAACTGTCGGAAGAAATCGCACGCCGGCTTGGGGAGCGGTACCTTGTGGATCCGCAGGTCACTGTTGTTGTGGCAGGTTCGGTGTCGCAGAAAGTCGTCGTCCAGGGGCAGGTGACCGAGCCTGGGGTGTATGAGATCAAAGGCCCGACGACCTTGCTTGAAGCGCTGTCGATGGCGAAAGGCGAAACCCGAACCGCCGCGCTCAAGGAAGTCGTGGTGTTTCGCATCGTAAACGGGCAGCGGATGGGCGGCGTTTTCGATGTCGCGAGCATCCGCCGCGGCGAGGCTGGCGATCCGGCACTATTGGGCAATGATGTTGTCGTCGTCGGTTATTCCAACACCAAGGGTCTGTGGCGTGACGTGCTGGCAGCAGCGCCGTTGCTCAACGTTTTTCGCCCGCTCGCGCCCTAA